One Solanum lycopersicum chromosome 4, SLM_r2.1 DNA window includes the following coding sequences:
- the LOC101246126 gene encoding F-box/kelch-repeat protein SKIP11 has product MLEDRSCLVPRDFSRENNNWSACINYSLDMIEVQNGKRPLENNQEDEVVQRKLPKLSDARDGKEVVLASPHDQAGDQRHDEDTSSLIPSIGRDNSVSSLIHCSRSDFGAIASLNRSFRSLISSGELYRLRRQQGVVEHWVYFSCHLRQWEAFDPIRRRWMHLPSMNFNECFVFSDKESLAVGTELLVFGKEILSHVIYRYSLLTNSWSAGTEMNAPRCLFGSASSGEIAILAGGCDSQGNILSSAELYNSETGTWKTLPSMNKRRKMCSAVFMDKKFYVIGGIGGTESSNALLTCGEEYDLKTGKWTEISSMSPVRARGDMPATSEAPPLVAVVNNDLYAADYADMEVRKYDKKNKTWATIGRLPERAASMNGWGLAFRACGDRLIVIGGPRTMGEGHIEVNSWVPSEGPPQWNLLGRKRSGSFVYNCAVMGC; this is encoded by the coding sequence ATGTTGGAAGATCGATCTTGTTTGGTTCCTAGGGATTTCTCAAGAGAAAACAACAACTGGTCGGCCTGCATTAATTACAGCCTCGATATGATTGAAGTTCAGAATGGTAAAAGGCCATTGGAAAATAATCAGGAGGATGAAGTTGTGCAACGCAAGTTGCCAAAGCTATCTGATGCTCGTGATGGAAAAGAAGTCGTTCTAGCCTCACCACATGACCAAGCTGGTGATCAGCGTCATGATGAAGATACTAGTTCTCTTATTCCTTCCATTGGCCGAGACAACTCTGTTAGCTCTCTCATTCATTGCTCCAGGTCTGATTTTGGGGCTATTGCATCTTTAAATCGTAGCTTTCGCTCGTTAATTAGTAGTGGGGAGCTTTACAGACTGAGGCGTCAACAAGGCGTGGTTGAGCATTGGGTTTATTTTTCTTGCCATCTACGTCAATGGGAAGCTTTTGACCCCATTCGTCGCCGTTGGATGCATCTACCATCAATGAATTTCAATGAATGTTTTGTGTTCTCAGACAAGGAGTCTTTAGCAGTTGGGACAGAGCTGCTTGTGTTTGGAAAGGAGATATTGTCACATGTCATTTATCGTTATAGTTTGCTGACAAACAGTTGGTCAGCTGGAACAGAAATGAACGCACCAAGGTGTTTGTTTGGCTCTGCCAGCTCTGGGGAGATTGCCATTCTAGCTGGTGGTTGTGACTCACAGGGCAATATCCTCAGCTCAGCAGAACTTTACAATTCAGAGACTGGAACATGGAAGACCTTACCAAGCATGAACAAGCGGCGGAAGATGTGTTCTGCAGTATTTATGGACAAAAAGTTTTACGTAATTGGAGGCATTGGAGGTACGGAGTCATCAAACGCGCTACTGACTTGTGGAGAGGAATATGATTTGAAAACAGGAAAATGGACTGAAATTTCGAGCATGTCTCCTGTCCGAGCTAGGGGTGATATGCCTGCTACTTCTGAAGCACCTCCTTTGGTTGCGGTTGTGAATAATGATTTGTATGCTGCTGATTATGCTGACATGGAGGTGAGGAAGTATgacaagaaaaacaaaacatgGGCTACTATAGGAAGATTGCCTGAAAGAGCAGCTTCAATGAATGGTTGGGGCTTGGCTTTTCGAGCTTGTGGTGATAGGCTAATTGTAATCGGAGGACCTAGAACCATGGGTGAAGGGCATATCGAAGTTAATTCATGGGTTCCTAGTGAAGGACCGCCTCAGTGGAACTTGCTTGGACGAAAGCGATCTGGTAGCTTTGTGTATAATTGTGCTGTCATGGGTTGCTGA
- the LOC101257063 gene encoding small ribosomal subunit protein uS4y yields MVHVSFYRNYGKTFKKPRRPYEKERLDAELKLVGEYGLRCKRELWRVQYALSRIRNAARMLLTLDEKDPRRIFEGEALLRRMNRYGLLDESQNKLDYVLALTVENFLERRLQTLVFKTGMAKSIHHARVLIRQRHIRVGRQVVNVASFMVRVDSQKHIDFSLTSPFGGGRPGRVKRKNQKSAAKKAAGGDGDEEDEE; encoded by the exons ATGGTGCACGTCTCTTTTTATCGCAACT ATGGGAAGACCTTTAAGAAGCCACGAAGGCCTTATGAGAAGGAGCGATTGGATGCAGAATTGAAGCTTGTAGGAGAGTATGGACTAAGGTGCAAGAGGGAGCTTTGGAGAGTTCAGTATGCTTTGAGCCGTATCAGGAATGCTGCTAGAATGCTTCTGACATTGGATGAGAAGGATCCACGTCGTATTTTTGAAGGTGAAGCTCTCTTGAGGAGGATGAACAGGTATGGGTTGTTGGATGAGAGCCAAAACAAGCTCGATTATGTCTTGGCACTCACCGTGGAGAACTTTCTTGAGCGTCGTCTCCAAACACTAGTGTTCAAGACCGGCATGGCTAAGTCAATTCATCATGCCAGAGTGCTCATCAGGCAAAGGCATATCAG AGTTGGTAGGCAGGTGGTGAATGTTGCTTCTTTTATGGTGAGAGTAGACTCCCAGAAGCACATTGACTTCTCTCTCACTAGTCCATTTGGCGGTGGGCGTCCTGGAAGAGTGAAGCGAAAGAACCAAAAGTCTGCTGCCAAGAAGGCTGCtggtggtgatggtgatgaaGAGGATGAAGAATGA
- the LOC101246043 gene encoding probable splicing factor 3A subunit 1 — MFGTTTILPLPAPPLDGNLGPTPPAQVVEEPEDDRMEENEEDNNKGNKVPTSVATHTRTIGIIYPPPDIRSIVDKTSQFVAKNGPEFEKRIVLNNAGNAKFNFLNASDPYHAYYQHRLADARAQNQASGEQPTQPDDNEAAPAPPTADGAEATAKPDPSAQFRPVRKVLEPPEAEQYTVRLPEGITGEELDIIKLTAQFVARNGKSFLTGLTSREINNPQFHFLKPTHSMFMFFTSLADAYSKVLMPPKGLTDKLQKSAADMTTVLERCLHRLEWERSQEQARQKAEDEIEQERVQMAMIDWHDFVVVETIDFADDEDQDLPPPMTLEEVIRRSKMPTLEEEEYVEPGKEVEMEMDEEEVQLVEEGMRAATLEENGDIKSAETMTISEEQDPPMRIVKNWKRPEERILAERDPTKYVVSPITGELIPINEMSEHMRISLIDPKYKEQKDRMFAKIKETTLAQDDEISRNIVGLARTRPDIFGTTEEEVSNAVKAEIEKKKEEPKQVIWDGHTGSIGRTANQAMSQNSDDQNDAANDARNLPGPQAPPPPRPGFPSIRPLPPPPGLALNIPRPPNTVQYSTPGVAAPPPPRPPMVNMIPQVRPPPPPMPQMPGQQNLMVNRPPMPPSMGMNSLNLPIPPPPGSQFTPLGAPRPFVPHPMSQPGMSMVPPPPMPQGMPPPPPPEEAPPLPEEPEPKRQKLEESILIPEDQFLAQHSGPARINISVPNTDEGNLKGQILEITVQSLSETIASLKEKISGEIQLPANKQKLSGKAGFLKDNLSLAYYNVASGETLGLSLRERGGRKR, encoded by the exons ATGTTTGGTACCACAACGATATTGCCCCTTCCGGCACCGCCGTTGGATGGGAATCTGGGACCAACACCTCCTGCTCAGGTGGTAGAGGAACCAGAGGATGATAGGATGGAAGAGAATGAAGAGGACAACAATAAAGGCAACAAGGTTCCAACATCTGTTGCTACACATACTAGAACTATTGGTATCATTTACCCTCCTCCAGATATTAGGAGTATTGTTGATAAGACTTCGCAGTTTGTTGCGAAGAATGGTCCGGAATTTGAGAAGAGAATTGTTCTAAATAATGCTGGCAATGCGAAATTTAACTTCTTGAATGCCTCTGATCCTTACCATGCCTATTATCAGCACCGTTTGGCTGATGCTCGCGCACAGAATCAGGCTTCTGGAGAGCAGCCTACTCAGCCAGATGACAATGAAGCAGCCCCTGCTCCTCCTACTGCTGATGGTGCTGAGGCAACTGCTAAACCTGATCCGTCAGCTCAGTTTAGACCTGTAAGAAAGGTTCTCGAGCCACCTGAGGCAGAGCAATATACTGTAAGACTCCCTGAAGGGATCACAGGTGAAGAACTGGATATTATTAAGCTAACAGCACAATTTGTGGCCAGAAATGGGAAGTCTTTCTTAACAGGGTTAACAAGCAGGGAGATTAATAATCCCCAATTTCATTTTCTAAAGCCTACTCACAGCATGTTCATGTTTTTCACTTCACTTGCTGATGCGTATTCAAAAGTTCTGATGCCTCCGAAAGGCTTGACGGACAAGCTGCAGAAGAGTGCTGCTGACATGACAACAGTCCTAGAGCGATGTCTGCATCGGTTGGAATGGGAAAGGTCACAGGAGCAGGCTCGGCAAAAAGCTGAAGATGAGATAGAACAAGAGAGGGTGCAGATGGCTATGATTGATTGGCatgattttgttgttgttgagacTATAGATTTTGCCGATGACGAGGATCAGGATTTACCTCCACCTATGACCCTAGAGGAGGTTATAAGGAGGAGCAAGATGCCTACATTGGAGGAAGAAGAGTATGTTGAGCCTGGAAAAGAGGTGGAAATGGAGATGGATGAAGAAGAGGTGCAGCTAGTTGAAGAAGGTATGCGAGCTGCGACTCTTGAAGAGAATGGTGATATCAAGAGTGCTGAAACCATGACAATTTCAGAGGAACAGGACCCACCAATGCGGATTGTGAAGAACTGGAAGAGGCCTGAAGAGAGGATCCTGGCAGAAAGGGACCCAACTAAGTATGTTGTCTCTCCTATAACCGGTGAGCTCATACCTATTAATGAGATGTCTGAACATATGAGGATCTCTCTCATTGATCCAAAGTACAAGGAACAGAAGGACAGGATGTTTGCGAAGATTAAGGAGACGACTCTTGCGCAGGATGATGAGATTTCTAGGAACATTGTTGGACTTGCAAGAACCCGTCCGGATATATTTGGTACCACAGAAGAAGAAGTTTCAAATGCGGTCAAGGCTGAGATTGAGAAAAAGAAGGAAGAGCCGAAGCAAGTCATATGGGATGGTCACACAGGTAGCATTGGTCGCACTGCGAACCAGGCAATGTCTCAGAACAGTGATGATCAGAATGATGCTGCAAATGATGCAAGAAACCTTCCTGGACCGCAGGCTCCTCCACCTCCCAGACCTGGTTTTCCATCTATTAGGCCACTACCTCCACCACCTGGGCTTGCACTGAATATTCCTAGGCCTCCTAATACAGTCCAGTATTCTACTCCTGGGGTTGCTGCTCCGCCTCCACCTCGACCTCCTATGGTTAACATGATTCCTCAGGTTCGGCCCCCACCTCCTCCCATGCCACAGATGCCAGGTCAGCAAAATCTCATGGTGAATCGCCCTCCAATGCCTCCATCGATGGGTATGAATTCTCTTAACcttcccattccaccacctcctGGATCACAATTTACTCCTTTGGGAGCACCTCGACCCTTTGTTCCCCACCCGATGTCCCAGCCCGGAATGTCTATGGTCCCACCGCCTCCTATGCCCCAAGGAATGCCGCCACCCCCTCCACCAGAGGAAGCGCCTCCTCTCCCTGAAGAGCCAGAGCCAAAGAGGCAAAAGCTTGAAGAGTCTATTCTCATTCCTGAAGACCAGTTTTTGGCTCAGCACTCG GGACCTGCAAGGATCAATATATCTGTGCCGAATACCGATGAAGGGAATCTCAAAGGACAAATTCTGGAAATTACAGTGCAATCTCTGTCCGAAACCATTGCCAGTCTAAAAGAGAAGATTTCTGGGGAGATTCAGCTGCCTGCAAACAAACAGAAACTGAGTGGAAAGGCTGGTTTTCTCAAGGACAACTTGTCTCTTGCGTACTATAATGTTGCATCTGGAGAAACACTTGGTCTCTCACTAAGAGAACGTGGTGGGAGAAAGAGATGA
- the LOC101264616 gene encoding kirola: protein MGLKGKLIASVEMKCGEGSFFDIFHINTNQVPNISPKNIVHFGIHEGESVKTGSIVSWKYNEAGQEMYMKHLIEAADPQQKLIKWKVIEGDLLKLYKYCNFTTSCDGQWTTWTIDYEKKTEDTPEPLLHLGVILAMTKDIESHLLKK, encoded by the exons atgggtTTAAAAGGTAAGTTGATTGCTTCAGTGGAGATGAAGTGTGGAGAAGGCTCATTTTTCGATATTTTTCACATTAATACTAATCAGGTACCCAATATAAGTCCTAAAAATATCGTCCATTTTGGAATTCACGAAGGTGAAAGCGTTAAGACTGGTTCGATTGTTAGTTGGAAATACAACGAAG CTGGACAAGAAATGTATATGAAGCACTTAATTGAAGCTGCCGATCCTCAGCAGAAATTAATCAAATGGAAAGTTATCGAAGGAGATTTATTGAAGTTGTATAAATACTGTAATTTTACAACATCTTGTGATGGCCAGTGGACTACTTGGACAATTGACTACGAAAAGAAAACTGAAGATACCCCAGAACCCCTCCTTCACTTGGGTGTTATCCTTGCCATGACCAAGGATATAGAAAGTCACCTTCTCAAGAAATAA